The Chloracidobacterium sp. genomic sequence TATGAAGTGTTGACCTCGCGGGAGTCGAGTTTTTGTGTAAACTCGAATTCTGACAAAAGAATAACAACCCGCGAGATCAACAATGGCAGTATACATTGGGGTTGACTTTCATCCATATGAGCAGACGCTTGCTTTTGTGGATGAAGCGGATGGAGAGATCAGATATAAGCGGTTTCTTCATAGCGATAAGGCGGGGATAAAGGCGTTTTACCGCAAGTGCGGAAAGGACGCGGTTATTGGAACGGAGGCCACGGGATCGCTGTGGTGGTTTGAGAAGTTGCTCTTTGACAATGGAATGACGCTCAAGATCGGAGACCCTAGGATGA encodes the following:
- a CDS encoding transposase; this encodes MAVYIGVDFHPYEQTLAFVDEADGEIRYKRFLHSDKAGIKAFYRKCGKDAVIGTEATGSLWWFEKLLFDNGMTLKIGDPRMIRRAALSRHKNDHRDAETILDLLMPGHFRRSRRGTSRAERCSIC